One Gloeothece citriformis PCC 7424 DNA window includes the following coding sequences:
- a CDS encoding ABC transporter permease yields MNKKQELDSVELFLQWAICGVCIFLFFGTILTSSLTASSIMLSLLLLIEGIIICPKIQLELWTKISFSIVIYLIIFN; encoded by the coding sequence ATGAATAAAAAACAAGAATTAGATTCTGTCGAGTTATTTCTACAGTGGGCAATTTGTGGAGTCTGTATATTTCTCTTTTTCGGGACAATATTGACATCCTCACTAACAGCATCCTCTATAATGTTGAGCTTGCTTTTGCTGATTGAGGGCATTATTATTTGCCCCAAAATTCAGTTAGAACTGTGGACAAAAATTAGTTTTAGTATTGTTATCTATTTAATTATTTTTAATTAA
- a CDS encoding response regulator transcription factor, whose translation MDEKLFRGLNRPISKGNWNLMVFGEDPYFIKSIDKDLKGTRKFQILANFSNLIELETMLEQVEPDFLLIWHREQLEIASNLKRKYPTLFIILWNCLSGGDASCFSNAPLEEQLEKIVPLKTFGTVMFSIQGEKMYYELVKKTTVTPREKKMLQFLSYGFDYNEIASRLDLTSGTLKMYMKNLRDKLNARDKTHLLAIAFRTGLVS comes from the coding sequence ATGGATGAAAAATTATTTCGAGGTTTAAACAGGCCAATTTCTAAGGGAAATTGGAATTTAATGGTTTTTGGCGAAGATCCTTATTTTATAAAAAGTATTGACAAAGATTTAAAAGGAACGAGAAAGTTTCAAATCCTCGCCAATTTTTCCAATCTTATCGAACTTGAAACTATGCTAGAACAAGTTGAGCCAGATTTTCTCCTCATCTGGCATCGAGAGCAACTTGAAATAGCTTCCAATCTCAAGCGAAAATATCCGACTCTATTTATCATTCTCTGGAATTGTTTATCAGGAGGAGATGCAAGTTGTTTTTCCAATGCCCCCCTTGAAGAACAATTAGAAAAAATTGTACCTTTAAAAACATTTGGAACTGTGATGTTTAGTATCCAAGGTGAAAAGATGTATTACGAGCTTGTTAAAAAAACAACGGTTACTCCACGAGAAAAAAAAATGTTACAGTTCCTTTCTTATGGGTTTGATTACAATGAAATCGCTTCTCGTCTCGATCTAACGAGCGGCACTTTAAAAATGTACATGAAAAATCTCCGTGATAAACTAAATGCCAGAGATAAAACCCATTTGCTGGCGATCGCTTTTAGAACGGGATTGGTTTCGTGA
- a CDS encoding HEPN domain-containing protein translates to MTFNWEDYLTLATELFGESSTSSIQEARFRSAISRAYYAAFNQARIFLESRDKVIIPSVNVHKYVISQFQTSLDNRRHKIGNCLLVLRVYRNQADYDPDIIIKNETCQEALVLARRIILSLDNL, encoded by the coding sequence ATGACTTTTAACTGGGAAGATTATTTAACTTTGGCTACTGAATTATTTGGAGAATCTTCAACATCATCTATTCAAGAAGCTCGATTTCGTTCCGCTATCAGTAGAGCTTACTATGCCGCCTTCAATCAAGCGAGAATTTTTTTAGAGAGCCGAGATAAAGTCATAATACCATCAGTTAATGTCCATAAATACGTTATCAGCCAATTTCAAACTTCTCTTGATAACCGAAGACACAAAATAGGTAATTGTTTACTTGTGTTGAGAGTTTACCGCAATCAAGCCGATTATGACCCTGATATTATTATTAAAAATGAAACTTGCCAAGAAGCTTTAGTTCTCGCCCGACGAATTATATTGTCTTTAGATAATCTTTAA
- a CDS encoding single-stranded DNA-binding protein, which translates to MTTDTDPKNSAIETLLNPVVSIYKGTQNLWVLLRDVKNLLNRQNQLLEKNNELLEQLLTKEITSNTEEFEPNFKAMLNEYKNFDWDTIEARVISSDGEGVTVVQYRGKVFERRRSSVDDVKGAAIWFSSATKTPDGKVKYLKLITFREKCPIRPLHGEIKEQLQ; encoded by the coding sequence ATGACTACCGATACTGACCCTAAAAATTCAGCTATTGAAACATTGCTAAACCCCGTTGTTTCAATTTACAAGGGAACTCAAAACTTATGGGTTTTGTTAAGAGATGTAAAAAACTTACTGAATCGTCAGAATCAACTCTTAGAAAAAAATAATGAGCTATTGGAACAACTTCTAACCAAAGAAATTACCAGTAACACTGAAGAGTTTGAACCGAACTTCAAAGCGATGTTAAACGAGTATAAGAACTTCGACTGGGATACCATTGAAGCCAGAGTTATTTCCTCTGATGGCGAGGGAGTAACGGTTGTACAATACAGAGGAAAAGTGTTTGAACGTAGACGCTCCTCAGTCGATGATGTAAAAGGCGCTGCAATCTGGTTTTCTTCGGCAACCAAAACTCCAGATGGAAAGGTTAAATATCTTAAGTTGATTACATTCCGTGAAAAATGCCCTATCAGACCCTTACATGGAGAAATTAAAGAGCAACTACAGTAA
- a CDS encoding plasmid replication protein, CyRepA1 family: MTKIDSQHYSEWRDSGVDPSIIRDNVRSCHLSLSPYDDGQDDPYEYLFSELPNSERRNDGRIRDGWLKKYRHIEHGGWWCSGIDLLSPNCQEISHWGCFKPNKPRRTPDGKLIKYEHPPKSPTGLFALQVRRGLWEEIAAKFNVEIGEYTSFWQWIVDHRTIPILITEGAKKAGILLTHKYVVIALPGIWNGIRRPNNEYGEKTAELYLIPELAILATPTREFIIVFDHDTKPKTLESVNAAIRTTGSLLLEAGCKVSVIGWNYPEKGVDDLIVAHGIEVFDRLYENRCSLAQWEENQDNVKREAFKVQARNQWNYLKKYSSSGSIDKKYFEWDCPPSGTITFIKSPLGTGKTTWLCKIMAQLAASHYGGISLGYRNTLLLQWCAKSGFYHIHEHNVLGLRLIWDEESSIASCVDSLLHFEPDNFIGKILIIDEVVSVIKHLLFSPTIPVNKLMQILERFAKAVQLADRVICLDGLMADWVVDYLKSLCPQKQILTIENTYLGDKAPIYYLQGTINPKTLKTKKNDKRLFYLQLLQSSHIPAVASDSQVFLEALDELFISQGRVGIRVDSKTVSEDHVKEFLADPTLYILKYKPEYLLYSPSAESGLDVPITDYFSEHFGFFFGCIDADSIIQMSGRIRDVKVAKYLWVSERAINTDLEGTRSPIVATLEWAKNQCLTQDIHSTLNGLPDSAQIISNLTNLIETCKDTHWKTALAIEAMWNHERGYLRECVYKLLTRCGHQVEIVVPVLSETLKYKLSSVGEQVSEQVEAVKTQNSRDIFNASDEYVGKSHLVKLSFENKWEQRTKIMKAKIIDKLPGVNESEQWSFEFIKYVTYEQPQLLGQLELFWLLHNPDIAVQLSELKYHQLLTKRCNGEAIAPWKLRQQYSIVKALRELGIVNLVSHPAFMYQVYHSSHPVIKAIAAKGKQKKYRQVLGRSPGKDPIKYVASLLRLIGVEFKAHQVRGEEGQRYRVYAIDRELLNNPYRQLILECINKRYSHRNFEPLNWEISPSAIPSDNTPQIESEQGLDPVTDPPHKCINNERESVTGSKEEIKLIASDFELLVKDNDFITFKQILKAYKTVLNRTQLNQAVRLLSSHAAQIIRGWVLRINQSQT, from the coding sequence ATGACTAAAATTGATTCTCAACATTACTCCGAATGGCGCGACAGTGGTGTAGATCCTTCTATCATCCGTGATAATGTAAGATCTTGCCACCTGTCTTTGAGTCCTTACGACGACGGACAAGATGACCCCTATGAATATTTATTTAGCGAACTGCCAAATAGTGAGAGACGTAACGATGGAAGAATTAGAGATGGCTGGTTAAAAAAATACCGACATATAGAACACGGGGGTTGGTGGTGTAGTGGGATCGATTTACTCTCCCCCAATTGCCAAGAAATATCCCACTGGGGCTGCTTCAAGCCGAACAAGCCCAGGAGAACCCCAGACGGCAAATTGATCAAATACGAGCATCCCCCCAAATCCCCTACAGGATTATTCGCCCTACAAGTGAGGCGAGGGCTGTGGGAGGAAATTGCCGCCAAATTTAACGTCGAGATAGGTGAATATACTAGCTTCTGGCAGTGGATCGTTGACCATCGGACAATCCCTATATTAATTACCGAAGGAGCTAAAAAAGCCGGTATCCTCCTAACCCATAAATATGTGGTCATAGCGCTGCCCGGTATCTGGAACGGGATTAGACGACCCAACAATGAATATGGGGAGAAAACAGCAGAGCTATATTTAATTCCTGAGTTAGCCATATTGGCCACCCCTACCCGTGAATTTATTATCGTCTTTGACCATGACACCAAACCGAAGACGCTTGAGAGCGTCAACGCTGCCATCCGTACCACCGGCTCCCTCTTACTTGAGGCAGGATGTAAAGTTTCTGTTATCGGTTGGAACTATCCCGAAAAAGGGGTTGATGACCTAATTGTGGCGCATGGGATCGAGGTATTCGATCGCCTCTACGAGAATAGATGTTCTTTGGCGCAATGGGAGGAAAACCAGGACAACGTCAAGAGAGAAGCGTTTAAAGTTCAAGCCAGAAATCAGTGGAATTATCTCAAAAAATACAGTTCGAGCGGATCAATCGACAAAAAATATTTCGAGTGGGATTGTCCACCGTCTGGTACTATTACGTTTATTAAATCTCCCCTCGGTACTGGGAAAACCACTTGGCTGTGCAAGATAATGGCTCAGTTGGCGGCATCGCACTATGGCGGCATTAGCTTGGGATACCGAAATACCCTACTGCTTCAATGGTGTGCCAAGTCGGGTTTTTATCATATTCATGAGCATAATGTTTTGGGGCTGAGATTGATCTGGGATGAGGAAAGTTCGATCGCTTCGTGTGTCGATAGTCTGCTGCATTTTGAGCCGGATAATTTTATCGGCAAGATACTCATCATCGATGAAGTTGTCAGCGTCATTAAACATTTACTCTTTAGTCCCACCATCCCGGTCAATAAATTGATGCAAATCTTAGAAAGATTCGCCAAAGCTGTACAATTGGCAGATAGAGTTATTTGCCTTGACGGACTGATGGCCGATTGGGTGGTCGATTACCTGAAAAGCTTGTGCCCTCAAAAACAGATCCTAACTATAGAGAATACTTACTTAGGGGACAAAGCACCCATCTATTACCTCCAGGGGACAATTAACCCCAAGACCCTCAAAACTAAAAAGAATGATAAACGTTTATTCTATCTACAACTGCTACAATCGTCTCACATTCCGGCTGTGGCGAGTGACTCTCAAGTCTTCCTCGAAGCCCTTGATGAACTGTTCATCTCACAGGGACGGGTCGGGATTAGGGTTGATTCTAAGACCGTTAGCGAAGATCATGTTAAAGAATTCTTAGCTGACCCGACCCTCTACATTCTCAAATATAAACCCGAATATTTATTGTATAGTCCCAGTGCCGAATCCGGACTTGATGTGCCTATCACTGACTACTTCAGCGAACACTTTGGCTTTTTCTTCGGCTGTATTGACGCTGATTCAATTATTCAAATGTCGGGGCGTATTAGAGATGTCAAAGTAGCTAAATATCTCTGGGTGAGCGAAAGAGCCATCAATACAGATTTAGAAGGAACGAGATCCCCTATCGTCGCTACCCTCGAATGGGCAAAGAATCAGTGTTTGACTCAAGATATCCATAGTACCTTAAATGGACTTCCCGACTCGGCTCAAATAATTTCTAACTTAACTAATCTAATTGAAACTTGTAAAGATACCCATTGGAAAACCGCTCTCGCTATAGAGGCCATGTGGAATCACGAACGGGGCTACTTGCGCGAATGTGTCTATAAACTCTTAACTCGCTGCGGCCATCAGGTTGAGATAGTCGTTCCAGTTTTAAGCGAGACACTTAAATACAAACTCTCTTCCGTTGGAGAACAAGTTAGTGAGCAAGTTGAGGCGGTAAAAACCCAAAATAGCCGTGATATATTTAATGCCAGTGATGAGTACGTGGGAAAATCTCATTTGGTCAAACTCTCGTTTGAGAATAAATGGGAGCAGCGTACTAAAATAATGAAAGCCAAAATCATCGATAAATTACCCGGAGTTAACGAGAGCGAACAATGGAGCTTTGAGTTCATTAAATATGTAACTTACGAGCAACCGCAACTGCTCGGGCAGCTTGAACTGTTTTGGTTGCTCCACAACCCCGACATCGCTGTGCAATTGAGCGAGCTAAAATATCATCAGTTGTTAACGAAACGGTGCAATGGGGAAGCTATAGCCCCCTGGAAGCTGCGACAACAGTATTCGATTGTTAAAGCCTTAAGAGAGTTGGGAATTGTTAATCTGGTTAGCCATCCGGCATTTATGTATCAGGTCTACCACTCATCCCATCCGGTAATTAAAGCGATCGCTGCCAAAGGAAAGCAGAAGAAATACAGACAGGTATTGGGACGTAGCCCAGGTAAAGACCCTATTAAATATGTGGCTTCGTTGTTGAGGTTGATCGGGGTCGAATTCAAAGCCCATCAGGTTAGAGGGGAAGAGGGGCAACGTTACCGAGTTTATGCCATTGATAGAGAACTTCTCAATAATCCCTACCGGCAATTGATTCTTGAGTGTATAAATAAGCGCTATTCCCACAGAAATTTTGAGCCACTCAACTGGGAAATCTCACCCTCTGCTATCCCATCGGACAACACTCCTCAAATCGAGTCGGAGCAAGGGTTAGACCCTGTCACAGATCCCCCTCATAAATGTATAAATAATGAGAGAGAATCTGTGACAGGTTCAAAGGAAGAAATTAAACTAATTGCCTCGGATTTTGAGTTATTGGTCAAAGACAACGATTTTATAACCTTCAAACAAATTCTCAAAGCCTATAAAACAGTTCTCAACCGCACCCAATTAAATCAAGCTGTCCGATTATTAAGTTCTCATGCGGCGCAAATTATTCGGGGGTGGGTATTAAGAATCAATCAAAGTCAAACTTAA
- a CDS encoding ShlB/FhaC/HecB family hemolysin secretion/activation protein: protein MMICSKYEWLTIGESLCVCLLSVNWALAQQASPQMAQADLLVPVSKAEIVPFLSDFKIETVPLPQEPILEIVPLSSESILETVSLFPPGVTLQTVLVKNSTVISLEEVAQIAQFYQGKNITFGDALQIQQKLNNLYRDKGYINSRVNFAWEDNEELEAGKGILVFRAEEGSLQTLHIQGLSNIKESYIRERLLPYASTPLNIKKLEEGLLLLRENRLIKGINSQLIRSDNQTESIWVVQIDEAPSWQVAVGTNNEESPLVGDWGWQIQAENRNLFGGGEVARAEINGTEGLTRGAFSVNLPVNSQDSFLGLNYQFVESEVVAEPFNDLGIVNNSFSVSATYQQFITRTPTNNLVMGFDLNYEQLQTKIFNDFPFSFQTNVRNGFTELVVARFFQNYQIRDNDDVVWFSSQFNYGWTNLIDESNFLSWVLQIQHLHVFSDRTRLISRLFTQLTGDNLPSLEQCAIGGINGNQNINGNPVRGYATNVRFGDNCFTASVELWFDLFKNKSFGTVSLVPFADFGTLGNNNEGSSSDDTLISIGLGLRWEISDSIFLRLDYGIPLNRLPQSFEEQRWNVNLLWIR, encoded by the coding sequence ATGATGATTTGTTCCAAATATGAATGGTTGACAATTGGCGAAAGTTTATGTGTGTGTCTGCTATCAGTTAATTGGGCTTTAGCTCAACAAGCAAGCCCGCAAATGGCTCAAGCTGACTTGCTAGTGCCGGTGTCGAAAGCAGAAATAGTTCCTTTCCTCTCAGATTTTAAAATAGAAACAGTTCCTTTGCCTCAAGAACCTATTTTAGAAATAGTTCCTTTATCTTCAGAGTCTATCTTAGAAACAGTTTCCTTGTTCCCTCCAGGTGTTACTTTACAAACAGTTCTTGTGAAAAACTCTACCGTAATATCTCTTGAAGAAGTTGCTCAGATTGCTCAATTCTATCAAGGTAAAAATATAACGTTCGGGGACGCTTTACAAATACAACAGAAACTTAATAATCTTTATCGAGACAAAGGATATATCAACTCAAGAGTTAACTTCGCCTGGGAAGATAATGAAGAACTTGAAGCGGGAAAAGGAATTTTAGTTTTCCGAGCCGAAGAAGGAAGTTTACAAACTTTACATATTCAGGGATTATCTAATATCAAAGAAAGTTACATTCGGGAGCGTTTGCTGCCTTACGCTTCAACTCCTTTAAATATAAAGAAACTCGAAGAAGGATTATTATTACTACGAGAAAATCGACTTATAAAAGGAATAAATTCTCAACTAATTCGTAGTGACAATCAAACGGAAAGTATTTGGGTAGTACAGATTGATGAAGCTCCCTCTTGGCAAGTTGCCGTAGGAACTAATAACGAAGAAAGCCCACTTGTGGGAGATTGGGGCTGGCAAATTCAAGCCGAAAATCGCAATTTATTTGGAGGCGGAGAAGTGGCGAGGGCGGAGATCAATGGAACAGAAGGACTAACACGGGGTGCATTTTCTGTAAATCTGCCTGTCAATTCTCAAGATAGTTTTTTGGGCTTAAATTATCAATTTGTCGAGAGCGAAGTAGTAGCAGAGCCTTTTAACGATTTAGGGATTGTCAATAATTCTTTCTCGGTTTCGGCTACTTATCAGCAATTTATAACTCGTACCCCAACGAATAATCTAGTGATGGGTTTCGACTTAAATTATGAACAACTTCAAACTAAGATTTTCAATGATTTTCCCTTTTCATTCCAAACAAATGTCCGAAATGGGTTTACAGAGTTAGTGGTGGCAAGATTTTTTCAAAATTACCAAATTCGAGATAATGATGATGTTGTTTGGTTTAGTTCACAGTTCAATTATGGTTGGACAAATTTGATCGATGAGTCAAATTTCTTGAGTTGGGTATTGCAAATCCAACACCTTCACGTTTTTAGCGATCGGACTCGGTTAATATCTCGCCTTTTCACCCAATTAACAGGAGATAATTTGCCCTCATTGGAGCAGTGTGCTATTGGCGGAATCAACGGGAATCAAAACATTAATGGAAATCCTGTTAGGGGTTATGCAACTAATGTTCGTTTTGGGGATAACTGTTTCACCGCTTCAGTTGAACTTTGGTTTGATTTATTTAAAAATAAAAGTTTCGGAACTGTTAGCCTTGTTCCTTTTGCTGATTTTGGGACACTTGGAAATAATAATGAAGGCAGTTCAAGCGATGATACTTTAATTAGTATTGGATTAGGGTTACGCTGGGAAATAAGTGACTCTATATTCTTGCGTCTAGATTATGGAATTCCACTCAACAGGCTTCCACAATCCTTTGAAGAACAAAGATGGAATGTAAATTTACTATGGATTCGTTGA
- a CDS encoding filamentous hemagglutinin N-terminal domain-containing protein, protein MTKLSNLPITKCINVLIGLFSFLLDPVPTHAQITPDQTLPNNSIIKINGNMTEIIGGTEKGANLFHSFREFSLQNGNAAYFNNALNIQNILGRVTGISPSVIDGLIKANGNANLFLINPNGIIFGSNAQLDVGGSFVGTTANKIHFADGTLLEVSSEKPMLTVAIPVGLEFKDAKPIEFNNSGHNLIIGSSPTSGFPTTGLQSYNGQTIAIVGGDVIFNGGIISTDGRIEVGAVDSGVIGLNLSDQLSLDYGGLNSFKNIQLDNRSLLNVYGLTPGSIQIRGKEISFTNGSLASIQNLGTNSNSQINVQATRSLSVDGVSKIENRRGAFSGLNTEALSSGNGADVEIITPTFTATNGAGISTASFNLGRGGNINLSVAQLYVRDGSGIAASAFAFGDTGGVRLQATDSIEISGFSLDPATASVVFPGFVDFPTTVGSFSFFGNAGNIEIDTPRLRVNEGAALGTAAFSGGKGGEVIVNSNSVEIIGTTPSLNRSTINSATYGSGNAGNITINASEIKLFDGGRIFTSTFSSGNAGKITLNANSAVDVIGFSSANRSVNSSIDSATLIPSGEIREAFFLPDVLPTGQSGDILINTRKLTIADHGGINVNNEGILNNAGNIQINAPAVVLNQGTITANTRSGNGGNITITSQNTRLFNGEISVSAQGEGNGGNIIINTESLTLANNSQIRANAIEGSGGNINITAQAFLESPDSSITASSQFGTQGVVQLNINPFQILAAEGLPTNAPNLKELLAQTCDALAKRQDRFTSVGPGGIPNSSIAPYTLEDIVPSGQVFGVLKQPDGKIKLLSCDRLDVLD, encoded by the coding sequence ATGACAAAATTGTCAAATTTGCCAATTACCAAATGTATTAATGTTTTAATTGGGCTTTTTAGCTTTTTATTAGATCCAGTGCCTACCCACGCTCAAATAACTCCAGATCAAACACTGCCAAATAACTCAATAATTAAAATTAATGGCAATATGACTGAGATTATTGGAGGGACAGAAAAAGGAGCTAATTTATTCCATAGTTTTCGAGAATTTAGCCTACAAAATGGAAATGCAGCCTATTTTAACAATGCTTTAAACATCCAAAATATTTTGGGACGAGTAACCGGTATATCTCCCTCAGTAATTGACGGTTTAATCAAAGCTAATGGAAATGCCAACTTGTTTTTAATTAATCCTAATGGAATTATTTTTGGCTCTAATGCTCAGTTGGATGTTGGAGGCTCTTTTGTTGGAACTACTGCTAATAAAATTCATTTTGCTGACGGAACCCTATTAGAAGTTTCTTCAGAAAAACCTATGCTAACTGTCGCCATTCCTGTAGGTCTAGAATTCAAGGATGCCAAGCCCATAGAATTTAATAATAGCGGACACAATTTAATCATAGGATCTTCACCGACTTCGGGTTTTCCAACAACTGGGTTGCAATCTTACAATGGGCAGACTATAGCCATTGTGGGAGGGGACGTAATTTTTAATGGAGGAATTATTTCAACAGATGGGCGGATTGAAGTAGGAGCCGTAGATTCAGGGGTTATCGGTTTAAATCTTTCAGATCAATTAAGTCTAGATTATGGAGGATTAAATAGCTTTAAAAACATTCAACTAGACAACAGATCTTTACTAAATGTTTATGGGCTTACTCCCGGTAGTATTCAAATTCGAGGCAAAGAAATAAGTTTTACCAATGGTTCTTTAGCTTCCATTCAAAATTTAGGAACTAACTCCAATAGTCAAATTAACGTTCAAGCGACTCGTTCTTTATCCGTTGATGGTGTTAGTAAAATAGAAAATAGACGAGGTGCTTTTAGTGGTTTGAACACAGAAGCATTAAGTAGCGGAAACGGAGCCGATGTAGAAATAATAACGCCAACTTTTACAGCAACTAACGGTGCAGGAATATCTACAGCATCTTTTAATTTAGGTAGAGGTGGTAATATTAATCTTTCAGTTGCTCAGTTATACGTTAGAGATGGCTCCGGAATAGCTGCCTCGGCTTTTGCCTTTGGTGATACCGGCGGGGTTAGATTACAAGCTACTGATAGTATCGAAATTTCTGGGTTTTCCTTAGATCCGGCAACGGCATCGGTTGTGTTTCCTGGTTTTGTCGATTTTCCGACAACTGTAGGAAGCTTCTCTTTTTTTGGCAATGCTGGAAATATTGAAATTGACACTCCTCGTTTGCGCGTTAACGAGGGTGCAGCACTAGGAACAGCCGCTTTTTCTGGAGGTAAAGGAGGCGAAGTTATTGTTAATAGTAATTCTGTAGAGATTATCGGAACAACTCCCTCGCTTAACAGAAGTACAATAAATAGCGCTACTTATGGTAGTGGAAATGCCGGAAATATTACTATTAATGCTTCAGAAATTAAGTTATTTGACGGAGGAAGGATTTTTACTTCCACTTTTTCTAGTGGTAATGCCGGAAAAATTACCCTTAATGCTAATTCGGCGGTTGATGTCATCGGATTTTCTTCTGCTAATAGAAGCGTTAACAGCAGTATCGATTCGGCTACTTTAATTCCATCGGGTGAAATACGCGAAGCCTTTTTTTTACCCGACGTACTTCCTACGGGTCAATCGGGTGATATTTTAATTAATACTAGAAAGCTAACCATCGCAGATCACGGAGGTATTAATGTCAACAATGAAGGGATTTTAAATAATGCTGGAAACATACAAATTAATGCGCCGGCTGTTGTTTTAAATCAAGGCACAATTACGGCAAATACCCGCTCTGGGAATGGTGGCAATATCACTATTACCTCACAAAATACAAGGCTCTTTAACGGCGAGATTTCTGTTTCCGCACAGGGAGAGGGTAACGGGGGAAACATCATAATCAACACAGAGTCCTTGACTTTAGCTAATAATAGCCAGATTAGAGCCAATGCCATTGAAGGTTCTGGTGGCAACATTAACATTACAGCCCAAGCCTTTTTAGAATCTCCAGATAGCTCAATTACAGCCAGTTCCCAGTTTGGCACTCAAGGTGTGGTTCAATTAAATATTAATCCTTTTCAGATTCTTGCCGCCGAAGGGCTGCCGACGAATGCGCCAAATTTAAAAGAATTATTAGCCCAAACTTGTGACGCTTTAGCAAAGCGACAAGATCGTTTTACTTCTGTTGGCCCTGGAGGAATTCCCAATTCATCCATCGCGCCTTATACTTTAGAGGATATAGTACCATCAGGACAAGTTTTTGGCGTTTTGAAACAACCGGACGGGAAAATCAAGCTATTAAGCTGCGACCGCCTAGATGTTCTCGATTGA